The Fimbriimonas ginsengisoli Gsoil 348 genome window below encodes:
- a CDS encoding DinB family protein, with product MERNTEDHPIAAPSRKQLLLARLSFVRRELNEILRHLRDDQLSYAPGAGVRPTFDQFLEIGMNEVMAVALLRDGKTLTHAEAEAQLSHEPTVASYRKMLEDVRADTVAYIETLSEEDLAEPVEASNPWYASFGMKAVPRYDALTSVALHESYHVAQLITYAWARGDDPYDW from the coding sequence ATGGAACGAAATACAGAGGATCATCCGATCGCCGCGCCCAGCAGGAAGCAGTTGCTGCTGGCACGCCTCTCCTTCGTCCGGCGAGAGCTGAACGAAATACTGCGGCATCTAAGAGACGACCAGCTCAGCTATGCGCCCGGAGCTGGGGTTCGACCCACTTTCGATCAGTTTCTCGAAATCGGGATGAACGAAGTGATGGCCGTGGCGCTCCTTCGCGATGGCAAGACTCTCACCCACGCCGAAGCAGAGGCGCAACTGTCGCATGAGCCAACCGTGGCTTCCTACCGAAAGATGCTGGAGGACGTTCGCGCCGACACTGTGGCGTATATCGAGACGCTCTCCGAAGAGGATTTAGCCGAGCCGGTCGAGGCATCCAATCCTTGGTATGCCTCTTTCGGCATGAAAGCCGTGCCACGCTACGATGCCCTCACGAGCGTCGCGCTACACGAGTCTTATCATGTCGCGCAGCTCATCACATATGCCTGGGCGCGCGGCGACGATCCTTATGATTGGTAG
- a CDS encoding protease pro-enzyme activation domain-containing protein has protein sequence MGQSTDLGHSNPQRLLHVSVSLPLGNSAGLEAFCDSVSNPKSPNYRQFITPEEVGRQFGVTQTQMQKVVDFLSASGFKIKQIGANRMTILADCTVAQAEAAFKTSIHDFNSVAPGVSVAQKLQSGQLFDIPTERHFSFTKPLTLPTTLQNLVIDVAGLEDYTRPQPRVLTPTQTRGLYGLANMYAGGSQGQGRTIAISNFDGYRLSNVPLYYSQYSLPTPAGGAGSNITVKTISGGAGSGTPQGEGDLDIQMVLGMAPLCNFEIYDGGGSDLIGTLTREVNDNTADVISESYGWNLPASTATSAHNLHLSMTAQGITYMAASGDSGTTLEPYSYPDYDPEVLMVGGSIASVNASNQRTSEVGWSLSGGQGGGGGWSTNTASFNVLPSWQHGTGVPTNINKRLVPDVALNAAGSGSGAYYFYLNGTLSSGYVGTSFASPVFAGSLGVAEQNIIAQGGLPANGSGKRRFGRIQDLIYSQNGRSDVWFDITSGNNGNLPNGSASNAGPGWDFVTGFGAINFGAFVTTQVSVTVPAAPTGLAATAGNAQASLTWTASAGATSYNVKRATTSGGPYTTVGSPTTTSFTNTGLTNGTTYYYVVTAVNSAGESGNSNQASATPNVSLPAAPTGLTATAGNAQASLTWTASTGATSYNVKRATTSGGPYSTVGSSSTTSFTNTGLTNGTTYYYVVTAVNSAGESGNSNQATATPSAGVSQQLLLNPGFESGAANWTMTSGVLNNTSSQPAHGGSYDAWMCGYGSSHTDSVYQTVTIPSNVTSATLTFWVHIDTAETTTSVAYDTASVQIRNSSNSLLTTLATYSNLNKATGYVQKSFDVSAYKGQTIRVYVTATEDASLQTSFVFDDFALTTH, from the coding sequence GTGGGCCAATCGACCGATTTGGGGCACTCGAACCCCCAACGCCTACTTCATGTTTCGGTCAGCTTGCCGCTGGGAAACTCGGCCGGATTGGAGGCGTTTTGCGACAGTGTGAGCAACCCGAAGAGCCCCAACTACCGCCAATTCATCACTCCGGAAGAGGTCGGTAGGCAGTTCGGTGTGACACAAACTCAGATGCAGAAAGTCGTCGACTTTCTGTCCGCAAGCGGGTTCAAGATCAAGCAGATTGGCGCGAATCGAATGACGATTCTCGCGGATTGCACGGTGGCTCAAGCCGAGGCCGCGTTCAAGACGTCGATCCACGACTTTAATTCGGTAGCCCCGGGCGTTTCGGTAGCCCAGAAACTGCAAAGTGGCCAACTGTTCGACATACCCACTGAGAGGCATTTCTCCTTCACGAAACCACTCACGCTCCCGACCACGCTGCAGAACCTGGTGATCGACGTGGCGGGCTTGGAAGACTACACCCGTCCGCAGCCGCGCGTTTTGACCCCAACTCAAACGCGAGGCTTGTATGGCCTGGCTAACATGTACGCCGGAGGAAGCCAAGGTCAGGGCCGGACGATCGCCATCTCGAATTTCGATGGCTACCGCCTTAGCAATGTGCCGCTCTACTACTCACAGTACAGCTTGCCGACTCCGGCCGGCGGTGCGGGCAGCAACATTACGGTCAAGACCATCAGTGGCGGCGCTGGAAGCGGTACCCCCCAAGGCGAGGGAGACCTCGATATCCAGATGGTTCTCGGCATGGCACCGCTGTGCAACTTCGAAATCTACGATGGCGGCGGGTCCGACCTCATCGGCACTCTGACGCGGGAAGTCAACGACAACACCGCCGACGTCATCAGCGAAAGCTATGGCTGGAATCTTCCGGCCTCGACGGCTACGTCGGCCCACAATCTTCACCTCTCGATGACGGCCCAAGGCATCACCTACATGGCAGCCAGCGGCGACTCGGGCACTACGTTAGAGCCGTACTCCTATCCGGACTATGATCCGGAGGTGCTGATGGTTGGCGGCTCGATCGCCAGCGTCAACGCCAGCAATCAGCGCACCTCCGAGGTCGGCTGGAGTCTTTCCGGCGGTCAGGGTGGCGGAGGCGGTTGGAGCACCAACACCGCATCGTTCAACGTTCTGCCGAGCTGGCAGCACGGTACGGGCGTCCCAACCAACATCAACAAGCGGCTCGTTCCGGACGTCGCTCTCAACGCCGCCGGTTCCGGTTCCGGCGCTTACTACTTCTATTTGAACGGAACGCTTTCCAGCGGCTATGTGGGCACCAGCTTCGCATCGCCCGTCTTCGCCGGCAGCCTCGGGGTTGCTGAGCAAAACATCATTGCGCAGGGCGGATTGCCGGCTAACGGATCCGGCAAACGGCGATTCGGGCGGATTCAGGACCTGATCTATTCGCAGAATGGGCGATCCGACGTCTGGTTCGACATCACATCGGGGAATAACGGAAACCTTCCAAATGGATCGGCCTCAAACGCGGGTCCGGGTTGGGACTTCGTCACCGGTTTTGGCGCGATCAACTTCGGCGCCTTTGTCACCACGCAGGTCAGCGTTACGGTACCGGCCGCTCCGACCGGCCTCGCCGCGACCGCCGGCAACGCCCAGGCATCTCTGACCTGGACCGCAAGCGCGGGAGCGACGAGCTACAACGTCAAGCGAGCCACGACGAGTGGCGGCCCGTACACCACCGTCGGCAGCCCGACCACGACCTCGTTCACCAACACCGGTCTCACGAACGGCACTACTTACTACTATGTAGTCACCGCCGTGAACTCCGCGGGTGAAAGCGGCAACTCCAATCAGGCGTCGGCGACCCCGAACGTCTCGCTTCCGGCTGCCCCAACCGGGCTCACCGCCACCGCCGGCAATGCCCAGGCTTCGTTGACCTGGACCGCCAGCACGGGGGCCACGAGCTACAACGTCAAGCGGGCCACGACGAGTGGGGGGCCGTATTCAACGGTCGGCAGCTCGTCTACGACCTCGTTCACCAACACGGGTCTAACCAACGGCACGACGTACTACTACGTGGTAACCGCGGTCAACTCCGCCGGCGAAAGCGGTAACTCCAATCAGGCCACGGCAACGCCTTCCGCGGGCGTATCCCAGCAGTTGCTTCTGAACCCAGGGTTCGAAAGCGGCGCGGCCAATTGGACGATGACGTCCGGCGTCCTAAACAACACCAGTTCCCAACCTGCGCATGGCGGCTCTTACGATGCCTGGATGTGCGGTTATGGGAGCAGCCACACCGATAGCGTGTACCAGACGGTCACGATTCCGTCCAACGTCACTTCGGCGACGCTAACGTTCTGGGTGCATATCGATACGGCGGAGACGACCACCTCGGTCGCCTACGACACGGCATCGGTTCAAATCCGGAATTCGAGCAATTCCCTACTGACGACGCTTGCGACGTACTCGAACTTGAACAAGGCGACTGGCTACGTGCAGAAGAGCTTCGACGTAAGCGCATACAAGGGTCAGACGATCCGTGTGTACGTAACCGCGACCGAAGATGCTTCGCTTCAGACGTCGTTCGTATTCGACGACTTCGCGCTGACGACGCACTAA
- a CDS encoding GNAT family N-acetyltransferase, whose product MPLPTPTLNTPRLLLRPFAETDTDAIFALQSNPRVLRYWDSPPWKNRAQAERFIAVCRQMEQEGTGARLAVERTSDNAFIGWCSLSKWNPDYRSAKIGYCFDEAAWGNGFATEAAGTLLQWAFDTLDLNRVQSETDTRNAGSSRVLEKLGFIREGTLREDCIVDGEVSDSWVYGLLRRGWKR is encoded by the coding sequence ATGCCTTTGCCAACCCCGACGCTGAATACGCCTCGGCTATTGTTGCGACCTTTCGCGGAAACCGATACGGACGCGATTTTTGCGTTACAGAGCAACCCGCGCGTCTTGCGTTACTGGGATTCGCCGCCCTGGAAGAACCGCGCGCAGGCGGAGCGTTTCATTGCGGTTTGCCGCCAGATGGAGCAGGAAGGCACCGGCGCGAGGCTGGCTGTCGAGCGCACTTCCGACAATGCGTTCATCGGTTGGTGCAGTCTGTCCAAATGGAATCCGGACTACCGCAGCGCGAAGATCGGCTACTGCTTTGATGAGGCGGCATGGGGCAACGGCTTCGCCACCGAAGCGGCCGGCACGTTGTTGCAGTGGGCTTTCGACACGCTGGATCTAAACCGCGTTCAATCCGAGACCGATACGCGCAACGCGGGATCGAGCCGCGTATTGGAGAAGCTCGGCTTTATCCGAGAAGGTACGTTACGAGAAGATTGCATCGTGGATGGCGAGGTATCGGATTCCTGGGTCTATGGACTTCTCAGGCGGGGATGGAAACGGTAA
- a CDS encoding DNA alkylation repair protein, whose amino-acid sequence MTYEEVMAQLQALGNEQVRAYNAKRGAGDNYFGVKTADLRAMAKQIKVDPDLAAKLWASGNIDAMLLATLIVKPKTLSVDDLDRMIEAVTYYQVADWLATNIIKLHPQKEAQRQRWMDSDHEIAARMGWSLTTERVIKDPEGLDLPGLLDRIEAEMGSAPSTVQWTMNYCLAEIGIKFPEHRSRAIAIGEKLGAFRDYPVSKGCVSPYAPIWIAEMVKRNG is encoded by the coding sequence ATGACGTATGAGGAAGTGATGGCCCAGTTGCAGGCGCTTGGCAATGAACAGGTGCGGGCGTACAACGCAAAGCGCGGTGCCGGCGACAACTACTTTGGCGTCAAAACCGCCGACTTGCGCGCTATGGCCAAGCAGATCAAAGTAGACCCGGACCTCGCCGCTAAGCTATGGGCGAGCGGCAACATCGACGCGATGCTACTGGCGACCCTGATCGTCAAGCCGAAAACGCTGTCGGTCGATGACCTCGACCGAATGATCGAAGCCGTCACCTATTATCAGGTGGCCGATTGGCTGGCGACGAACATCATCAAGCTCCACCCGCAAAAGGAGGCGCAGCGTCAGCGGTGGATGGACTCCGACCACGAAATTGCCGCCCGTATGGGTTGGAGCCTGACCACCGAAAGGGTCATCAAGGACCCCGAGGGGTTAGATCTTCCCGGCCTGTTGGATCGTATCGAAGCCGAGATGGGGAGCGCCCCTTCGACGGTTCAATGGACGATGAACTACTGCCTGGCGGAGATCGGCATCAAATTCCCGGAGCACCGTTCCCGCGCGATCGCAATCGGCGAGAAACTGGGCGCCTTCCGCGACTATCCGGTTTCGAAGGGGTGCGTCTCTCCTTACGCCCCGATCTGGATCGCGGAGATGGTTAAGCGAAACGGGTAG
- a CDS encoding DinB family protein, translating into MEDIVASCKKSAVQEMETFLRNFSHVPDDKLTWTPAPTAKSALRVAAHTALYYGRFAQMIRDRKLPMPENLTEWLAQRKAEEVAVTSREEVETIFRKGADEVLAALDSLTPEDVASTLESGQGWSMPMTWLMKLPGWHATLHTGQIDFLQTCWGDEEVYVG; encoded by the coding sequence ATGGAAGACATCGTTGCCTCATGCAAAAAAAGCGCAGTGCAGGAAATGGAGACGTTCCTAAGGAACTTCTCCCACGTTCCGGATGACAAGTTGACCTGGACGCCGGCTCCAACGGCGAAGTCAGCTCTCCGGGTCGCCGCGCACACCGCCCTTTATTACGGCCGGTTCGCTCAGATGATCCGGGATCGCAAGCTGCCGATGCCCGAGAACCTGACGGAGTGGCTTGCGCAGAGAAAGGCGGAGGAAGTCGCCGTTACGAGCCGTGAGGAAGTCGAAACGATCTTCCGGAAAGGCGCCGACGAGGTCCTCGCCGCCCTAGATTCCCTCACCCCCGAAGACGTCGCCTCCACCCTGGAATCCGGTCAAGGCTGGTCCATGCCGATGACTTGGCTCATGAAGCTCCCCGGCTGGCACGCCACCCTCCACACCGGCCAAATAGATTTTCTCCAGACCTGCTGGGGTGATGAGGAGGTGTACGTCGGATAG
- a CDS encoding alpha/beta hydrolase produces MKSISKIAVVVLASAASQFAPAQNDKMVPIPTPKQPNAIVLGTGKLPEATAEESWHSQYGSRFARNVSIATLTPFLPAKSKATGAAVIVAPGGGFRTLSMENEGSNVAKALAKKGVAAFVLKYRLNPTPPDMAGFEASMRQMFSGPPRRPAAPRDPSEALAPQIADAVAAFELVRSRAKEWNVDPSKVGMIGFSAGAMLTMSTTLYGKDVHPAFIGDIYGPLNAVKVPSDAPPLFIALAADDPFFANGGFGVIDSWKAAKRPVEFHLYEQGGHGFGMYPKETTSTGWFEAFASWLRMHGYIKS; encoded by the coding sequence ATGAAGTCAATTTCGAAAATAGCAGTTGTAGTGTTGGCGTCGGCGGCCTCGCAATTTGCGCCCGCTCAGAATGACAAGATGGTCCCTATTCCCACCCCCAAGCAACCGAACGCTATCGTTCTCGGTACCGGGAAGCTTCCCGAGGCGACTGCAGAAGAGTCCTGGCATTCCCAATACGGCAGCAGGTTCGCCAGAAACGTGAGCATTGCCACCCTGACGCCGTTTCTTCCGGCCAAGTCCAAGGCGACGGGAGCGGCCGTCATCGTGGCTCCGGGCGGAGGGTTTCGCACCCTTTCCATGGAAAATGAAGGGTCGAACGTTGCGAAGGCGCTGGCCAAGAAAGGGGTGGCGGCCTTTGTCCTGAAATATCGACTCAATCCGACCCCTCCGGACATGGCGGGATTCGAAGCCTCCATGCGGCAGATGTTTTCCGGTCCACCCCGGCGTCCCGCGGCTCCCCGGGATCCATCGGAGGCGCTTGCGCCGCAGATCGCCGACGCGGTTGCGGCATTCGAGCTTGTGCGCTCGCGAGCAAAGGAATGGAACGTCGACCCGAGCAAGGTTGGAATGATTGGCTTTTCGGCCGGGGCGATGTTGACGATGTCCACGACCCTTTATGGAAAGGATGTGCACCCGGCGTTCATCGGCGATATCTATGGTCCGCTCAATGCGGTCAAGGTGCCTAGCGACGCCCCGCCACTATTCATCGCACTTGCCGCGGATGACCCATTCTTTGCTAATGGTGGGTTCGGGGTGATCGACAGCTGGAAGGCGGCGAAGCGTCCGGTCGAGTTCCACCTTTATGAACAAGGGGGACACGGCTTCGGGATGTACCCGAAAGAAACGACCAGCACCGGATGGTTCGAGGCCTTTGCGTCGTGGCTACGCATGCACGGCTACATTAAGTCGTGA
- a CDS encoding alpha/beta hydrolase translates to MLPRLPVVLLPLLVTLASAQTRTRDVIYMKAGGVAFTMDVLKPAKPNKAAVVFMVSGGWMSDHSMLNSFGPAIEKVFVDGGFTVFEVVHGAQPRFKVAEIVEQVRTAVRFVHAHAADYGIDTNRVGVSGISSGAHLSLMIAGSPEFPVNAVAAIAPPTDLANWGKPAFVLTDEPQMAIFFPALGIDPKAPRSDIEAPLRKLSPITYVNPKFPPTLIVHGDDDKIVPLQQAQAMDQALAKAGVEHKLEVIPGGGHDDKTFGPGLTKALQWFKEKLLK, encoded by the coding sequence ATGTTGCCGCGCCTTCCCGTTGTGCTCCTGCCTTTGCTGGTCACCCTGGCCTCGGCTCAGACTCGTACCCGCGATGTGATCTACATGAAGGCGGGAGGAGTGGCGTTCACGATGGACGTTCTCAAGCCGGCAAAACCGAACAAGGCGGCAGTGGTCTTTATGGTAAGCGGAGGGTGGATGTCGGACCACTCTATGCTGAACAGCTTTGGACCTGCGATCGAAAAGGTTTTTGTCGACGGCGGCTTCACCGTGTTTGAAGTCGTTCACGGCGCGCAGCCGCGGTTCAAGGTCGCGGAGATTGTGGAACAGGTTCGAACCGCGGTCCGGTTTGTTCACGCGCATGCCGCCGACTACGGAATCGATACTAATCGAGTGGGGGTGTCCGGCATCAGCTCGGGCGCGCATCTCTCGCTTATGATCGCCGGCTCACCGGAGTTTCCCGTAAACGCGGTCGCCGCCATCGCTCCTCCGACCGATTTAGCCAATTGGGGAAAGCCGGCCTTCGTACTCACCGACGAGCCTCAAATGGCCATTTTCTTTCCCGCACTCGGGATCGATCCCAAAGCTCCCAGAAGCGATATTGAAGCTCCTTTACGGAAGCTTTCGCCGATCACTTATGTAAACCCTAAGTTCCCGCCGACGCTGATCGTTCACGGCGATGATGACAAGATCGTCCCTCTTCAACAGGCTCAAGCCATGGATCAAGCGTTGGCCAAGGCCGGCGTCGAGCACAAGCTCGAGGTCATTCCCGGAGGCGGCCACGATGACAAGACCTTCGGTCCTGGGTTAACGAAGGCACTCCAGTGGTTCAAGGAAAAGCTGTTGAAATAG
- a CDS encoding dihydrofolate reductase family protein: MSRELILKMSMSIDGYVAGPNGELDWVFRSSSEASRTWLIELLGQAGLHAMGHRTYQDMAGYWPTSPLPMARPMNEIPKVVFSRSGKISAPDIKAANGEGRPAIDDTVLESWRNPLVAGTDLAADIQRLKQEEGKPILAHGGASFASSLIAANLVDKIILAVHPVALGCGLPIFAGLDKPLDLRLEDLIQFDTGAVVKIYRPA; encoded by the coding sequence ATGAGTAGAGAACTGATTCTGAAGATGTCGATGTCGATCGACGGGTATGTTGCCGGACCGAACGGGGAGCTCGACTGGGTCTTCCGTTCTTCTAGTGAAGCAAGCCGAACGTGGCTTATCGAGTTGCTGGGGCAGGCGGGCCTCCATGCAATGGGGCATCGCACCTATCAAGATATGGCTGGCTACTGGCCTACCTCGCCACTACCGATGGCAAGGCCGATGAACGAGATCCCTAAGGTCGTGTTCTCGAGAAGTGGCAAGATCTCAGCGCCTGATATAAAGGCGGCAAACGGAGAAGGGCGCCCGGCCATCGACGATACGGTGCTGGAAAGTTGGCGAAACCCGCTCGTGGCGGGGACGGATCTGGCTGCGGACATCCAACGCCTGAAGCAAGAGGAGGGTAAACCGATCCTCGCTCATGGCGGCGCCTCCTTCGCGTCGAGCCTGATCGCGGCCAACCTGGTCGACAAGATCATCCTGGCTGTGCATCCGGTTGCGCTCGGCTGCGGTCTACCGATTTTCGCCGGCCTCGACAAGCCGCTCGACCTTAGGCTGGAAGATCTCATCCAGTTCGATACTGGGGCGGTTGTCAAGATTTATCGGCCGGCCTAA
- a CDS encoding peptidylprolyl isomerase, which yields MKIETKLGSIFVEVDVRHAPGTAANFLRYVDEGRYSGGRFHRTVTPKNQPDKKVKIEVVQAGVNPKFEKQDFPPILLERTNVTGLHHLDGTISMARDGADTATSDFFICIGKQPELDFGGKRNPDGQGFAAFGRVKKGMDVVRKIQRSHAEKQSLEPPIEIVSISRADSIEVK from the coding sequence GTGAAAATCGAGACGAAGCTTGGATCGATCTTCGTCGAGGTCGACGTCAGGCATGCCCCTGGGACGGCGGCCAACTTTCTCCGGTATGTCGATGAGGGGCGCTACTCCGGCGGGCGATTTCATCGGACGGTCACGCCGAAGAACCAGCCGGACAAGAAGGTGAAGATCGAGGTCGTTCAGGCAGGGGTCAATCCCAAGTTCGAAAAACAGGATTTCCCGCCGATCTTATTGGAGCGGACCAATGTGACGGGCCTTCACCACCTGGATGGAACCATCTCGATGGCCCGCGATGGAGCCGACACGGCAACGTCCGACTTCTTCATCTGCATCGGCAAGCAACCCGAGTTGGACTTTGGCGGGAAACGAAATCCCGACGGACAGGGTTTCGCGGCCTTTGGAAGGGTGAAGAAGGGAATGGACGTCGTTCGCAAAATCCAGAGATCGCACGCCGAGAAACAGTCGCTGGAGCCGCCGATCGAGATCGTTTCGATCAGCCGTGCAGATTCGATTGAAGTTAAGTGA
- a CDS encoding DUF1801 domain-containing protein produces MTVEEQIKEYIAGQSEPKQSDLKALHQLALQASPGCKLWFLDGKDGEGKVVANPNIGYGSYIIKYADGTTREFYQVGLSANKTGISVYIMGLDDKTYLAETFGKSIGKASVTGYCIRFKSIKDIDLDMLQVAVRYGFGAQKEKE; encoded by the coding sequence ATGACGGTCGAAGAACAAATCAAAGAGTATATTGCCGGCCAATCAGAACCAAAGCAAAGCGACTTGAAAGCGTTGCATCAGCTCGCGCTTCAAGCATCGCCCGGATGTAAATTGTGGTTCCTCGACGGTAAAGACGGTGAGGGCAAGGTTGTCGCTAACCCTAACATCGGTTATGGAAGTTACATCATAAAATATGCCGACGGAACGACCAGAGAGTTCTACCAGGTTGGTTTGAGCGCAAATAAGACCGGAATCTCCGTTTATATCATGGGGTTAGACGATAAGACCTACTTAGCGGAAACTTTCGGAAAGTCAATCGGCAAGGCGAGCGTGACCGGGTATTGCATCCGGTTTAAGTCCATAAAGGATATAGACCTCGATATGCTCCAGGTAGCAGTACGATATGGATTTGGTGCACAGAAGGAAAAGGAATGA
- a CDS encoding 5'-3' exonuclease, translated as MILTVLRKPLLIVDGDNLAHRAYHSTPKSVKGEGGRPINAIVGFFSMLSRVWSEVPARGIFVAWDTLGVDTYRNRLWPPYQGGRIFDPEIVEQINRLPDLCRPFGFGVGKAAGFEADDIMAAAARSEVAQGGSALLFTTDRDAYQLVCEEIFVLAAQRGTRELSRIGPREVVERMGVLPEQVPDFKALSGDASDKIPGIRGVGPKAASSLLLRYGTLDRIVEAWGDTEDSKLALTFREVVTMRPEVPVVLPDGPPDWLRGAAVLREIGAASLAERISQLSL; from the coding sequence ATGATCCTAACCGTGCTCCGCAAGCCGCTCCTGATCGTCGATGGCGACAATCTCGCCCACCGCGCCTATCATTCGACGCCTAAGAGCGTTAAAGGGGAGGGCGGCCGTCCAATCAACGCGATCGTCGGCTTCTTCAGCATGCTCAGCCGAGTCTGGAGCGAAGTGCCAGCTCGCGGAATCTTCGTTGCCTGGGACACGCTCGGCGTCGACACTTATCGCAACCGCCTGTGGCCGCCGTATCAAGGTGGGCGCATCTTCGACCCGGAAATCGTCGAGCAGATCAACCGCTTGCCCGACCTCTGCCGGCCATTCGGTTTCGGAGTTGGAAAGGCGGCCGGGTTCGAAGCCGACGACATCATGGCCGCCGCGGCAAGGAGCGAAGTGGCTCAAGGGGGAAGTGCCCTCCTCTTTACCACCGACCGCGACGCCTACCAGCTCGTCTGTGAAGAGATCTTCGTTCTCGCCGCCCAACGGGGAACGCGCGAGCTGAGCCGAATCGGACCTCGCGAGGTCGTGGAACGGATGGGCGTCCTTCCCGAGCAGGTTCCAGACTTTAAGGCGCTCAGCGGAGACGCTTCCGACAAGATTCCGGGGATTCGCGGCGTCGGTCCCAAGGCCGCATCGTCCCTGCTCCTCCGTTACGGCACCTTGGACCGGATCGTCGAAGCCTGGGGCGATACCGAGGACTCAAAACTTGCCCTAACTTTTCGAGAAGTCGTTACGATGCGGCCGGAAGTGCCGGTGGTGCTCCCAGACGGACCGCCGGATTGGCTCAGGGGGGCCGCAGTTCTGCGAGAGATTGGCGCCGCGAGCCTGGCGGAGCGGATTAGCCAACTAAGTCTCTAA
- a CDS encoding YciI family protein, with protein MNYLVAIHHRDDYDPTVEDEAMHRDIDILNDEMVAAGVRVFVGGLHLASRAKSLRAQSGGKVSVTDGPYLETKEHIGGFWVLQAANMDEALEWGRKAVIACRAPVEVRQFH; from the coding sequence ATGAACTATTTGGTAGCCATTCACCACCGCGACGACTACGACCCGACCGTCGAAGACGAAGCGATGCACCGCGACATCGACATCCTCAACGACGAGATGGTAGCTGCGGGAGTCAGGGTCTTCGTGGGCGGGCTGCACCTCGCAAGCCGCGCGAAATCGCTACGCGCCCAGTCTGGTGGCAAAGTGAGCGTCACCGATGGTCCGTACCTGGAGACCAAGGAACACATCGGTGGGTTCTGGGTGCTCCAAGCCGCCAACATGGACGAAGCGCTCGAGTGGGGCCGCAAGGCCGTAATCGCCTGCCGGGCCCCGGTCGAAGTCCGCCAGTTTCATTGA
- a CDS encoding alpha/beta fold hydrolase yields the protein MKESFFRRAFLVVVVALGAIVMGWAEDGKVRRDGFDLYYRTEGNGTPVVLVSGGPGFDVDYMKEVGGFLPGDYQRIYLEQRGTGRSMPPSLSAETVNVKLWVEDLEALRVALKQERLFLVAHSGGGLLAQAYASAHPDRVDRMILIGPGGPTLEFASWLLDNLAARQTPEDQRLMAYWNAAESHGVDHEKAMLERVRVTTAAYFFDRAKGLAWAAAIPEGSFHARMNELVFADLAKGYDARPGLRKLQCPVLIVQGHQDPIGDLTALEIHNTIPGSQLTFLGQCGHYPWVERPDAFRKVVTEFLKKTKEARMLSCGKDIRGAVRATTSFFETEAT from the coding sequence ATGAAAGAGTCCTTTTTTCGCCGAGCTTTTCTCGTCGTGGTGGTTGCCCTCGGCGCAATAGTGATGGGTTGGGCGGAGGACGGCAAAGTCCGGCGCGACGGCTTTGACCTCTATTACCGGACCGAAGGGAACGGAACGCCGGTGGTGCTGGTCAGCGGCGGGCCGGGGTTCGACGTCGATTACATGAAGGAAGTCGGCGGCTTTCTGCCTGGCGATTACCAGCGGATCTACCTCGAGCAACGCGGAACGGGTAGGTCGATGCCTCCGTCCTTGTCGGCCGAGACCGTGAACGTGAAGCTTTGGGTGGAAGACCTCGAAGCACTGCGTGTCGCGCTGAAGCAAGAACGACTGTTCTTGGTCGCGCACTCCGGAGGTGGCCTTCTCGCCCAGGCTTATGCCTCCGCCCACCCCGATCGGGTCGATCGGATGATCCTCATCGGGCCGGGCGGGCCTACGCTTGAATTCGCCTCGTGGCTCCTTGACAACCTCGCGGCCCGCCAGACGCCCGAAGACCAAAGGCTGATGGCCTACTGGAACGCGGCGGAAAGTCACGGTGTGGACCACGAGAAGGCGATGCTGGAACGCGTGCGCGTGACCACCGCCGCATACTTCTTCGACCGAGCCAAAGGGTTGGCCTGGGCCGCCGCCATCCCCGAGGGATCGTTCCACGCGAGGATGAACGAACTGGTTTTCGCCGACCTCGCCAAGGGGTACGACGCGCGGCCGGGTCTAAGAAAGCTCCAATGCCCGGTCCTCATCGTCCAGGGCCACCAAGACCCGATCGGCGACTTGACCGCACTCGAGATTCACAACACGATCCCCGGCTCGCAGCTCACCTTCCTGGGCCAATGCGGCCACTACCCATGGGTGGAAAGGCCAGACGCATTTAGGAAGGTGGTCACGGAGTTTCTGAAGAAGACGAAAGAAGCCCGGATGTTATCCTGTGGTAAGGATATTCGGGGTGCAGTACGTGCAACTACGTCTTTTTTCGAAACGGAAGCCACCTAA